GGGCTTTTCGCAAGAGGGCTTCGCGGCCGAAGTCGGGCTCGAATCGTGCCTATTATGGGGAGTTGAGCGGGGGGAGGAGCGGAATGTTGCGGCGCTCAACCTCATCAAAATCGCCGCAGTGCTTGATGTGTACCCGAGGAACCCTACCATTTTTTGTCCGGGAGCGTGACCGCAACCAAAAACGAGGCCTGTACCCGATCGGACTTACAGTCAGCGGCCAGTCTCAAGGAAAACTTCGCTGCGGTGGAAATCCAAATACTTCCGCTGTCCTTCAGTAAAGCTACCGCCATTAAGATTCTCATCGACCGGTATCCCCATCTTCTTCAGGGAAGGTCTGTGGGCAACGGGGGATACAAGCATCCGTCCGTCATCTTCGAACGAGATGAATCCTCTGTCGAACAGATGGTCCACTGTAGGGGTCAGCAGCAACCCATTCTCCCCATCGAGACGTTCTTCATTGTTGCTGTCTCGCCAAGGCTTGCAGTGACTCGCTACCAAGTGTTCGATGCGATCGACCTTCGTAATCCGGCAGTAACGCTCAATTTTCCGAACACTTTCCTTGAAGCGTCCCTGCCCTCGTCGTGCGAGGACTAAGGCGAGCTTGTCGGTCTCCGAAATGCCTGGATTGCTTTGCAGTTCTTGGGTAATGTGCTCCTCCCACTCCTGCTGGCCGGTGGCACTGCCCGGTGTCCAGATATCGACGTCCTGCGTGGACGTCATCAGGTGCTGGAGTTCGCTTCCGATCAACCCTGACAAAACCCGCATCAACGCCGGCTCGACACGCGTGAGGTAAAGGTTCTGTTTGCCCTCACCAGTTGACCGGAGTGGCGCATACTTGTCGGGCAGCACGGGCGCAATCAACGGCATGTAGTCTTTGGGCCGTACCTGATTCCCCAATTGGATGTAGTGAACGTCGACGCGCCAGCCCGTCTTATCCCAGTAAGCACCCCTCGTGCCGAATTCGGCAGGTTTAGGGGCCTCATAGCAGTGGGTGCGTGCGATACCCAAAGCACGGATATAGGTGCCTTG
This Thiohalomonas denitrificans DNA region includes the following protein-coding sequences:
- a CDS encoding HNH endonuclease encodes the protein MRYWWVNQNQTFEQEFRGGYLWSPKRNSNGARNPFYESMREVAPGDLILSYQGTYIRALGIARTHCYEAPKPAEFGTRGAYWDKTGWRVDVHYIQLGNQVRPKDYMPLIAPVLPDKYAPLRSTGEGKQNLYLTRVEPALMRVLSGLIGSELQHLMTSTQDVDIWTPGSATGQQEWEEHITQELQSNPGISETDKLALVLARRGQGRFKESVRKIERYCRITKVDRIEHLVASHCKPWRDSNNEERLDGENGLLLTPTVDHLFDRGFISFEDDGRMLVSPVAHRPSLKKMGIPVDENLNGGSFTEGQRKYLDFHRSEVFLETGR